One Schlesneria paludicola DSM 18645 DNA segment encodes these proteins:
- a CDS encoding sigma 54-interacting transcriptional regulator yields the protein MAIRWILASLAGMIVGYCVLAMVFVVTAPDLRMRFLLVNVPENKTGIVIEQTTGLMVRGGKPTPVAHDVLLSIKGHPINTSLDFMREESALRSGDYDLGVERWSLNGFESPGHVPIEFLQKSTGQIQKTDVKVQSVPIREVSLTLVWFLLELLIFSVSAVAFWNRPFDDAARLFFAMCTVTLAAFVGGFHWWTLGSNFWLNLPFVICGVLLPAVILHFFLVYPRPKPPLTLWPRSVIAAIYAIPVMTIVAFFIVDGFLWLLMESSGNNADVKLALLTWLRAGIYSYICLAALYFVVALVALTHSWLTTRNPIERNQVRWILRAGCAASVFIGYSMYLAFFDRENFVLGGGRWPMFLASLVFMVAYAVGIVRYKLMLVDQIVNRGMSYYVLSYGATGTVAFLIASGTLAVRKPHALEQQTWVIAGIMMLAVILLIWLRDSWQMFVDRRFFREKYRLDKTLQRMNQAVGRLADVDFLTERMLSSCQDVLQPELAAIYLRDARSTNFRLAGATGDSAGMPLQFTAPDEFCEALQSDPTLQRVTSGSRDSLTPIQSLLRQVKGDLIHALETNGEITGVVVLGGKQSGLMYSAEDLTFLTALGQITGIALHSANVHQNLKHLNEELRSKVDQISQQRQQIAMLQAELTTNRVDTPSIPVVEFRREAIIGRGSAISRVLDMVRKVAPSESSVLVRGESGTGKELLAKAIHENSPRRNGPLVSVHCAALSSGLLESELFGHVKGSFTGAHSDKQGRFELAHGGTLFLDEIGDISAETQVKLLRVLQQREFEPVGGSHTIQVDVRLIAATHQNLERLIAEGKFREDLYYRLNVISVVLPPLRERPEDILDLSVSFLKSASTRDGKRIARFDDEALNALMRYSWPGNVRELQNVIERAVVLAESDTVELTDLPFDIQNATGSLQPSHRQEPFRRLNDLDAVPVTVWNDDDPDAERQLLLDALHQCGGNKTKAAKRLGLPRSTYFSKLKKHGITDDEPNDPPRFGRIPR from the coding sequence TTGGCAATTCGGTGGATCCTCGCGAGCCTTGCGGGCATGATCGTAGGCTATTGCGTTCTGGCAATGGTTTTCGTGGTGACGGCTCCTGACCTGCGGATGCGATTCCTGCTCGTCAACGTCCCCGAAAATAAGACCGGGATTGTGATCGAGCAAACCACGGGGTTGATGGTGCGGGGTGGAAAGCCGACCCCCGTTGCACACGATGTGCTTTTGTCGATCAAAGGGCATCCGATCAACACGTCGCTCGACTTCATGCGTGAGGAATCCGCACTGCGAAGTGGTGACTACGACCTGGGGGTCGAACGCTGGAGTCTGAATGGATTTGAATCGCCGGGACATGTTCCCATTGAGTTTCTGCAGAAATCGACGGGGCAGATTCAGAAAACGGATGTGAAAGTCCAGTCCGTTCCGATTCGCGAAGTCAGCTTGACTCTGGTCTGGTTCCTGTTGGAACTGCTGATTTTCTCCGTCAGCGCGGTGGCATTCTGGAACCGTCCCTTTGACGATGCCGCCCGACTATTCTTCGCGATGTGCACCGTGACGCTGGCGGCGTTTGTCGGAGGTTTTCACTGGTGGACCCTGGGCAGCAACTTCTGGTTGAACTTGCCCTTCGTCATCTGCGGAGTGCTTTTGCCTGCGGTGATTCTGCACTTTTTCCTGGTCTATCCGCGCCCGAAACCACCGTTGACGCTCTGGCCACGTTCGGTGATCGCCGCGATCTACGCGATCCCCGTCATGACCATTGTCGCCTTCTTCATCGTGGATGGATTTCTTTGGCTGCTGATGGAAAGCAGCGGCAATAACGCCGACGTCAAATTAGCACTCCTGACGTGGCTGCGAGCAGGGATTTACTCGTACATCTGTCTGGCCGCCCTTTATTTCGTCGTGGCACTTGTCGCCCTCACCCACAGCTGGCTGACGACTCGAAATCCGATTGAGCGAAATCAGGTTCGGTGGATTCTGCGCGCCGGCTGCGCCGCGTCGGTCTTTATCGGCTACTCGATGTATCTCGCCTTCTTCGATCGAGAGAACTTCGTCCTGGGTGGCGGACGTTGGCCGATGTTCTTGGCGAGTCTGGTTTTCATGGTCGCTTATGCAGTCGGGATCGTCCGCTACAAGTTGATGCTAGTCGACCAGATCGTGAATCGCGGGATGTCGTACTACGTCCTGAGCTACGGCGCCACGGGGACGGTTGCGTTCCTGATCGCATCCGGAACGCTCGCCGTTCGCAAGCCTCACGCGTTGGAACAACAGACGTGGGTCATCGCCGGCATCATGATGCTGGCCGTGATCTTGCTGATCTGGCTTCGCGACTCTTGGCAGATGTTTGTCGACCGGCGATTCTTTCGCGAAAAATACCGCCTGGACAAGACCCTGCAACGCATGAATCAGGCCGTCGGGCGACTTGCCGACGTCGATTTTCTGACCGAACGCATGCTGTCGTCGTGCCAGGATGTGTTGCAACCGGAACTCGCCGCCATCTATCTGCGTGATGCCCGATCAACGAACTTCCGATTGGCGGGTGCCACCGGCGATTCGGCAGGAATGCCATTGCAGTTTACCGCACCGGATGAGTTCTGTGAGGCCCTTCAAAGCGACCCAACTCTGCAACGCGTGACATCGGGCTCGCGCGACAGCCTGACCCCCATCCAAAGCCTGCTGCGCCAGGTGAAGGGGGATTTGATCCACGCCTTGGAGACCAATGGTGAAATCACCGGTGTCGTCGTTCTGGGCGGCAAGCAAAGCGGACTGATGTATTCGGCCGAGGATCTGACATTCTTGACGGCTCTCGGACAGATTACGGGGATCGCACTGCACAGCGCGAATGTGCACCAGAATCTGAAGCACCTGAACGAAGAACTGCGATCGAAGGTCGATCAGATCTCACAGCAACGGCAACAGATTGCCATGCTGCAGGCAGAACTGACCACCAATCGCGTCGACACGCCTTCGATTCCGGTCGTTGAATTTCGTCGGGAGGCGATCATCGGACGCGGTTCGGCAATCAGTCGCGTTCTGGATATGGTACGGAAAGTCGCGCCCAGCGAATCGAGCGTTCTTGTTCGGGGTGAAAGCGGCACCGGCAAGGAACTTCTCGCCAAGGCGATCCATGAAAACAGCCCGCGGCGCAATGGCCCACTGGTCAGCGTCCACTGCGCCGCACTGTCATCGGGCCTGCTGGAAAGTGAACTGTTCGGCCATGTGAAAGGCTCATTCACCGGTGCCCACAGCGATAAACAGGGGCGATTCGAACTGGCACACGGCGGAACGTTGTTCCTCGACGAAATCGGTGACATCTCGGCCGAAACACAGGTCAAGCTGCTACGCGTCCTACAGCAGCGAGAATTCGAGCCCGTCGGGGGTTCGCATACGATTCAAGTCGATGTCCGTCTCATCGCCGCCACTCACCAGAACCTGGAACGGTTGATCGCCGAAGGCAAATTTCGTGAAGACCTTTACTATCGATTGAATGTCATCAGCGTGGTACTGCCGCCGCTGCGTGAACGCCCCGAAGACATCCTGGACCTCTCCGTTTCCTTCCTCAAATCGGCGTCGACGCGCGATGGCAAACGCATCGCGCGGTTCGATGACGAAGCCTTGAATGCCTTGATGCGGTATTCCTGGCCCGGCAATGTTCGTGAACTGCAGAACGTCATTGAACGCGCCGTCGTGCTCGCCGAAAGCGACACCGTCGAACTGACCGACCTGCCCTTCGACATTCAGAACGCGACAGGATCGTTGCAACCTAGCCATCGACAAGAGCCGTTCCGCCGCCTTAACGACCTTGATGCTGTCCCGGTCACCGTCTGGAACGACGACGACCCTGATGCCGAGCGACAACTGTTGCTCGATGCGCTGCACCAGTGCGGAGGCAACAAAACCAAGGCCGCAAAACGCCTGGGCCTGCCGCGGAGCACGTACTTCAGCAAGTTGAAAAAGCACGGAATTACCGACGACGAACCAAACGATCCGCCGCGATTTGGTCGCATCCCGCGATAG